One genomic window of Acidobacteriota bacterium includes the following:
- a CDS encoding glycosyltransferase family 2 protein, translated as MTALPRVLAMTPAYNGEEFLQRTLDSLAAQTYPALRVLIADDASTDATAEIAEAYVRRDSRFSLVRRPANLGWTGNTNAILKDARGQAEYMLFAFHDDVLFPDYVARLAARLDSQPDAVLAFSDAELRFEDQAPQTAAFTRLEQVTSARARTAIMARMPENWWIPAHGMFRASAAETIGSLKRSRRGEVMADWPWLVRLASIGAFVREPDILTRKYFRKSSVSGIWRHDADAYRAVAATVAKEIRASDLPPQDKAVALACLARFYAYWLVHKGPGDDQG; from the coding sequence ATGACCGCCCTGCCCCGCGTGCTTGCGATGACGCCCGCTTACAATGGCGAGGAATTCCTTCAGCGGACACTCGATTCACTCGCCGCACAGACCTATCCTGCCCTGCGCGTGCTGATCGCCGATGATGCGTCCACGGATGCAACTGCCGAAATCGCCGAGGCGTATGTGCGCCGCGACAGCCGGTTCTCCCTCGTCCGCCGGCCAGCCAACCTCGGCTGGACAGGCAACACGAATGCCATACTCAAGGATGCACGCGGGCAGGCCGAATACATGCTGTTTGCATTTCATGACGATGTCCTGTTCCCGGACTATGTTGCGCGCCTCGCCGCACGACTGGACTCGCAGCCGGACGCCGTTCTGGCCTTCAGTGATGCGGAGCTGAGATTTGAAGACCAGGCGCCGCAGACGGCCGCGTTCACCCGTCTGGAACAAGTCACCTCTGCCCGGGCGCGCACAGCCATCATGGCGAGGATGCCGGAAAACTGGTGGATACCCGCGCATGGCATGTTTCGCGCCAGCGCCGCCGAAACCATCGGCAGCCTGAAGCGCAGCCGCCGGGGCGAAGTCATGGCCGACTGGCCCTGGCTGGTGCGCCTCGCCTCGATTGGCGCGTTCGTGCGGGAACCGGACATCCTGACGCGAAAATACTTCCGCAAATCCAGCGTCTCCGGAATCTGGCGCCATGACGCGGATGCCTACCGGGCGGTCGCCGCAACTGTGGCGAAGGAGATCCGCGCGTCGGACCTCCCGCCGCAAGACAAGGCGGTCGCCCTCGCCTGCCTAGCAAGATTCTATGCTTACTGGCTGGTTCACAAGGGAC